The Coffea arabica cultivar ET-39 chromosome 2c, Coffea Arabica ET-39 HiFi, whole genome shotgun sequence genome includes the window GATAATCAAGAAATCAACAGAAAGAGAAAAACCAACGACAACAACAACCACCATGAATTTCAGATCCCAAGAAAATTCTCTTCTTCTGATCACCTCGTTGAAGATGACGACAATGATCTTTTAACCCTTTCCCTTTCGTTTCGCCCAGCAGCCATCAGGCCCCGAAAACATTCCCCAATACACCAACAACCACCACTTCCGCCACCCCCCTCCATGCAACAACATCAGCCATTCATACCCcagccgccgccgccgccatcCTACCCTCTCTACATGCCGCCCGTGCCAATGCGTCAGCAGACGCAGTCGCCTCATCTTCTCCCTGACACATCATCACTCCCCACGCTGCGAGCAGTAGTTCATCGTCAAGAACCTTCCTCGGCCTCGGCTGGTCAGTCCCGCCCTGCTCGCCCCCGCCGAAACCCTTCCCAAGCACCACACGAAGGGAAGAGCGAAACGGTTCCTGCACCGTTCCCATGGGCCACCACCCGCCGCGCCTCAGTCTACAGCCTCAACTATTTGTTATCAAAACAAATCTTCAAGATCAGCGGGGAAGTCCAATGCAAAAGATGCGAAAAGCGGTACGAGATGGAGTACGATTTGAGGGAAAAGTTCATTGAAGTTGGGAGTTTCATTGCTGAGAACAAAAGCGGCATGCATGACAGAGCCCCTGGGGTTTGGATGAACCCGGTTCTACCAGCTTGCAAGTTATGTGAACAAGACAATTGCGTTAAGCCCATCATTCCCGAAAAGAAGAAAGCCATTAATTGGTTGTTCTTGCTCTTGGGTCAGATGCTTGGTTGTTGTACGTTGGAGCAGCTTAAATATTTCTGCAAGCATACCAAGAATCATCGTACGGGGGCCAAAGATCGTGTCCTTTATCTTACGTACCTTGGTTTGTGCAAACAGCTTGATCCCAATGGGCCTTTTGATCgctgaagaaaaaggaaaaaaaaaaagaaaagaaaagagaagaaaaagaagaataatgGTAGTCTACTTCTGATTTCCTGGATTGGATTCGTTCTTCTAGCTGTAGCTAGTATGATGATCTCTAGTGTATATGTATAACCACAGGATGAAGGTGATTGATTTTTGAGGGTTACAACTTGTTGGAACTGTTATTCCTTGTAGGCATTCCTGATAGGTGGTATCAGGGATGATGAACTTTGAATTAGTGAAGTTTCGGATTTAGATGTGATTTGTTAATTATGGTGCTCAAATTCTGATTCTGTTTAAGTGTTAATATCTGATGGGCATTGTGTAGTTTGATTTACAGTGCAAAAGTATTCGATTTGGACATTGTGGAATTTGATTTAGAATTCTAAAGTGTTTCATTTGGATGATTAGATCAATCTTTCCTATTTCTAGTCATCGGACTTGTACTAGACAGTTGTTAAGAATGTTTCTCATCTTTaccatttttatcattttatgcAGCCGTTCCCTCGTTCTATGGTAttatcctcttttcttttccccttccTGGTGCGTGTAGTATAATTAGgaatggcaacggggcggggttgggacGGGGGTGGGgacccccgtcccccgccccgtcccccgcctcctGCTCCTCCTGCCCCGTcccgcccccgccccgttttccccgcgggtgcccccgcggggttaatacaattttattataattaaattttaataaataatcaagtactaaaatatcaacacatcatcaaattattattcattgtaattttacaattgaaactcataaaaacaatcaaacagaagttatttgaatacaatccaatatgatgaaataaatataactaaaatagtcaagttttcacttttagtacaaatgcaatcactaattcattattgtgtttgtgcttttttttgagaaaaaagtgttattctattaagtgtaattagaaatttagtataaatatattagtaaatttagtataactaattaataaattctattagtaaacatgtagaattattcatataattgataatatcaattatattacataaactaatatacattatataatatatctaactaataatatcattatcataagtttataactaattaacttacatgttatatataattatatatttttttttatttttttttgttttgcgggggccggggcgggggatggggcgggggtatactcccccgccccccgccccgtttctaagcggggggaaaaaattcccccccacCCCCCGTCCCGAGAGCCCCCCGCGggggcacccgcccccattgccatccctaagtATAATTAGCCTTATTTTGTAACTTCATTTCAGAGTTTTGTCTTACCTTGCTTTGGTAAGCACGACAGATTTCAGTGCGGGGCTTGTTTCTCTATGACAGTTTTGGGTCTCTTTTGTTTAATTCTTATCTCTCTTGCGGAAAAGTTAATTCGAGGGTTATCGGATATACGCAGACAGTTTTTTGATTGTGGTTTGCACACATGATAGGAAATTCGTTTGTTTTGTCTTAAATACCAATGATACATGGTTAAGCTTTTGGTACTTATTTTTGGGATTTAACTTTTGATCAGTACGTATTTGGGTTTTGTTTGTATGCATATCTGACAGGATAGTATTTGTAATTGTATATATACAGTAAGGTCTTGTTTAAAAAGCTTTTTTTCATCAAACAAATTCGACGTTTTCagttaacaaattttctaattACCTTGTCATCTCATTTAtgtatatcaaatcgttacagtgcATTTTTTATATTTCAGAAGAAATTAGATTTGGAGCATCTACTTACTTTTCTAATTAAGACTAGTTTGGGAACTGAATTAATTGGTCTCATCTCGCTGCACATAAAAAAAGTTTATTCTgtatttggattttcttttctcttttttgctgAAGGCCAatttgcaaataaataaaaacattttTGTATTATCAGCAATATTTTACAGATTAAGAATCAGCGGATGATTATTTCTCACTAGAGGTACGatccaagaaaaagaaattgcatGAGATTTCCAAATggtacaatatatatatatatttatcaaaacGGCAATACTTTATTAATAGTCTAACCTAGATTATATAAGAGATGAACAACTGCCCTTACAATCTGCTTGTGCTAACTCAAGCAGCCAGACTAGGAAGTCATCTGTCCTTTTAGCAGATTCCTTCAAGTTAATAGCCATCTTAGCTAATTTATGACTAACAAAGTTGTTTACCCTTCCAGTAAAGGTAAAACAACATTCATCAAAGTTGGACTTAAGTTTCCTGATATCAGATGCTACTGTTGAAATGATtacatcatcttcctctctacTTATCCTATTCACAACTTGCATACAATCTGTTTGAAATTTTACTATTCTCCATCCTTGCTGCTTCGCCACTAGCCTAGCAGTTCTTAATGCCAATGCTTCCTCTAGCTTTGGATTTTAGCAGCTTGAGTTTGGCACTACCCAAGCTCCCAGTACCTTTTTTTGCCAGTTCCCCACAACTATTCTCCAGCCTactttatcaatttttttgggGTAGAGCTGTATCAGAAGTCATCTTAACCCAATTCTCCTTTGGTTTCTTCCAACCACTCCACACATCTTCTTTGCTCTCAATACATTCCCCAATTTCTATCTCTGCATCTTGAGTTTCTTGGTACTTCCTCCATTCCATTATCGCTTTATTAGTTGCTACCATTGGGTCCCTTCCTTTGTCATTAAATTGCCTCTCGTTTCTTGATTTTCAGAATTGTCAAAGCAAATTTGCATTCAGAACAATACACTTTCTTCCATTCTTCTTGTTCATAGCCTCTTTTAGTTCTTCCCATCAATGCCAAAAGTTATTTTTGTAAATCTCCAGACCCTTCCAGCTCAGTGAAGCAGCTTTCCAGATAGACTTGGCAttgctacaaaaaaaaaacaacatatGTTCAATGGTTTATGGGCTTTCCCCACAACACTTGCATATATGGTTTCCTTCTGAGCATCTTCCATTTATTACTGTATCCACTGGTAAAATTTCTTGCAGGCATCTTTAGATGAAATGCTTAATTTTATGCTTCATGTTCAATCCCCATAAAAAATTCTAGCTTTGTGTTGCATTTCTACTTCCGTAGCTGAATTCTGCACCTGACCTCCACTGACCCTCCCTTATTTTCATGTTTTTTGCCAATATGTATCTTGATTTTACTGTATATACCCCAGTACTTGACATTACCCAGTATATTCTGTTTTTCATAGGTTGCATACTGAGTGGAATTCTCATTATTTTTCTCCCTTTCTCCTCTTCAAAGACCTGAGCAATCAGCTCCTTATCCCACTTCCCATCTTAATAAGCTCACTCACCCTCTGAACCTTTATACCCTccacatccttagccttaactATTCCATCCTCAGTTTCTGGGAGCCATCTATCCTCCCATATGTTTATAGATTTTTCATCTCCCACTCGCTTCCTTATTCCTTCCTCCAGTAGTTCCTTTGCATTCAAAAAACTTTTCCAAGACCATGAGTCAGCACCAGAACTCTTTGTCTTCCAAATAAATGTTCCCTTAAAGTATCTAGCTTTCATTATTTTGCTCACCAGTAAATTAGGCCTAGCCAAAATTCTCCAAAGCTACTTTGCCAACAATGTCAAGTTAAATTCATGTAACTCTCTAAAACCTAACCCTTCTTCGACTTTGACTTTTGTCATTCTTCCCCAACTCAACTAGTGAACTTTATGTTTATTTTCCTTCTACCCCCATCAAAACTTTGTCAATTCTGAACATACTTCCTTGCACAAAATCTTTGGTAAAAAACAACAAGATATGACATAAGTAGGCAGTGCCATTATGACAGATTTGAGCAACACTTCTTTTCCTGCTTGACTCAATAATTTCTCCTTCCATCCCTTTAGCCTTGCAATTACTTTTTGCCTtataaagtcaaaaacttatcTCTTGGATCTTCCAATGACCAAAGGCTACCCCAGATAGTTACTTTGCAGAACCTGTTTCACTCCCTGCAACTCTTTCAtcactccttttcttttcctatctTGCACATTCCTGCTGAAGAACAGTGATGATTTCTTTACATTGATCAGCTAACCAGAAGCTCGTTCGTACACATTTAGTATTCTCCTTAGTTGCCCTGCCTCTTCAACACTTGCTTTACAAAAAATCAACGAGTCATCtacaaaaaataagtgaaataGGCTAGGAGACCCTTGAGCAATCTTCATTCCTCAATCTTCCCTATAGATTTGCTTGCTTTAACGAGGAAAATCCCTCAGGACAAATTAGAATCAAATAAGAGGATAAAAGGTCCATTTGTCTCAAACCCTACTTGGCCTAATGAAACCAGTTTTCTCACCACTAATGTTTACAGAATAGGTTATACTAGTAATACACTCCATAATCCATTATATCCACCTAGGACAGAAATCCATTTTCAATATTATTTTGGCCAAAAACATCCATTCTACTCTGTCGTAAGCCTTAAACATATCTAGTTTGATAGCCATATAATCATCTCTCCCAGTCCTATTATTTTTTAGAAAGTGAACCCTTTCATGAGCAATCAGAATATTATCTAAAATCTGTCCTCCAATAACAAAGACAGATTGGGAATAACTAATGCAGTAGTTCAAAACACTCTTGAATCTGTTTGTAAGTACTTTAGAAATGATTTTATAGATAACATTGTACAAGCTAATAGGTCTAAATTCTTTGAATGTTCTAGGGGAGTCAGTTTTAGGAACAAGGCTTATCAAGGTCTCATTGATAGATTTAAGAAGACGACTAGAATGAAAGAAACTTTGTATTGTATTAACAACATTAGTTTTAAcaatttgtcaaaaattttgaaagaaaaaaggggacATACCATTTGGCCCTGGAGACTTGTTTGGATACATCAAAAAGACTACATGACTAATTTTTTGATCTGTGACTTTCTAGTCAACTTCCTATTAATCTCAGCAAGGATAGTACGTGGGACTCGTTGTAAAATTTTTGCAAAGTCATCTAATTTTTCTGAAGTAAAAATCTGCTTAAAATAGTCTATGATTTCCAGGCAAGTTTCCTCTTCATTCTCACACCAATTCCCACTCCTTTTTTGCAGCACATTAATCCTATTTATTTTCCTCTTACCagtcattttagcatgaaaataGCTAGTATTATTGTCCCCCTCCTTTAACCACTTTACCCTAACCTTCTAACTCCAATATAGTTCTTCCCTTTTATAAGCTTCAGCCAGTTTCCACTTAAGACCAGCCAACTTAATCCTATAACCATTAGTTTTACTCTCATTGacttctttaattttctttttaaccaGTTCTATCTGTTTCTTAGAGTTGCAAAAGCATCATTTACTCCAATTAAGTAAATACActgactttttttattttacattgaACTTTATATAACCTGGACCCCGGTTGGTGTTCTCTCCAAGCTTTCCCTATTACCTCCCCTATATTTTCTTGCTGTAACCATTCTCTATCAAACataaatcttttttttccatttctttcccATTGGCTTAGTATCCAGAACTAGTATATAGTGATCAGATCCCTCAGTTTCTACATGTATACATTTTGCCTTATCAATCTTTTCTATCCAGCCTTTAGTTCATAATATCCTATCCAACCTCTCTTTTACCTCTTCCTCATTTCCCTAGTTATTGCTCCAGGTCCAAGGAATTTCTTCAAATCCAATGTCAACCAGTTCATTATTATTTATGAAGGAGTTAAAATCTTGGAACCTTACCTCAACTCTCTATTTACCTCCCCATTTTCACCATTAGAGGTAATGTTATTGAGATCACCCATTATAGCACAGTACTTACCCCATATTATGTTTCTTCTAGTTATAACTTTCACTGCTCTCTTCTAACACCTACATCTGAACTAGCATAAGCACATATACACCACCGGTCAATCTTAACTTCATTGTCCTCTATTAGCAATTCAATAGTAAAACTTGTAAACAAAAACTTTTTCACCTGCACCACATTTTTTCATAATACAACCAAACTCCCAGCCATACCAATTAGATCAACAACAAACACATTGTCAAATTTAATCCACTGTTTCACTTTATTCAAAtagctttaatttttttcttctttgtttctgACAAGAACACTAATGAAGGATAATGGAGTCTAATGACCTCCATCAGTTGAGGAACTGTCAAGGGGTTCTCCACACCTTGACAGTTCCATACCATAGCCTTCATTTAAACCTTGAAGCCTCATTTAGAGTGGGCTCCAATCCCTCGGACAGTTCCATCGAGTCACTATTTCCATTCTCAACTCTGATTTTCTTCCAGTTTTCCTTCCCTACTTGCACCTCATCTCTTTCTCAATCCATAATTTCCAcctttcattttctctttttcagtTCTAGTAACTTCTTTGTTAGCCTCAACCAGTGGTTTTCTCCTGCTCCCGTCCAACACTAGTCTTTTCCATCTCTTACTTACCATTTGATTCCCTTTAGCCCTACCCTTTTGCTTTCCTACCTCCACTTTACCTTCATCTCCCTCATATGTTATCTCACATTTCCTCTCTTCTATTATTTCCTTAGCAATCTTATCCTTATTATTCTTACTCTGGACACCATCAATCCACATCAGATCATCTGCTCCTTCCACTGTTTTCTCAAAACTTCCTCCATCCTGCTGTTCCATTtgcattctttttcttctacTCCCCTTTCTCTTTCCAATGTCCCTACCTCCTGCCTTACCTAATCCTTTTTCCCCCTGTCTCCCATCTCCCTTCCCATTCTCAACCCCTTCAGTCCCGCTCTCTTCATGCGTACTCTTCACCTTTCTACTCATCAAACCAGTATTCATAGTCAACTATTTCTCAGAAGTTTGTTTTAGTTCCTCACCTTATAGAATTTCTTTGTATAGGTTAGCAGCAACTTATGTTCATCTCTTTTTACATTCCTATTGTCCTGAGTTTGGTGTCTC containing:
- the LOC140035849 gene encoding uncharacterized protein, coding for MNNQKDISNDNQEINRKRKTNDNNNHHEFQIPRKFSSSDHLVEDDDNDLLTLSLSFRPAAIRPRKHSPIHQQPPLPPPPSMQQHQPFIPQPPPPPSYPLYMPPVPMRQQTQSPHLLPDTSSLPTLRAVVHRQEPSSASAGQSRPARPRRNPSQAPHEGKSETVPAPFPWATTRRASVYSLNYLLSKQIFKISGEVQCKRCEKRYEMEYDLREKFIEVGSFIAENKSGMHDRAPGVWMNPVLPACKLCEQDNCVKPIIPEKKKAINWLFLLLGQMLGCCTLEQLKYFCKHTKNHRTGAKDRVLYLTYLGLCKQLDPNGPFDR